In Caldisericum sp., a single genomic region encodes these proteins:
- a CDS encoding tetratricopeptide repeat protein, which yields MENYDELMNSILSLKEQLQNAKSSYEKLRIYMNLGLTYLLLSDISDERDNIVSALLNFDEAEKIAKTVENKEDLAEIESNKGFVFYKLAHIEDPLYNLETSAKHYLNAIDLLKEVDHKSKLVRVYYNLANTYLLGKDLDSIKVSLKYFEEALKLKEDAEDKKIVGLIYHGIGVANFLLGKFEPDLEKRVEYLTKAIEAFKESLEYFESDDTLDIASTRSHLASSLLELALIKEDRELFEEALDNYKYVLEIYKDKSPEDYGTTLFNIGTLYLNESRLRDIDEKTKVELLENALNYFEESLNYFPKDTHKESFIRINYEIAVCLRELFFLKNSPELIEEVKEHIEEIIDDIDESKNPYTYLTSQFFLGEAYFYLGDKEKALSHYEESLRVAENFDKELAQNIKEVIEKIKSI from the coding sequence ATGGAAAACTACGATGAATTAATGAATTCAATTTTGTCTTTGAAGGAGCAATTGCAAAATGCAAAGTCGTCCTACGAGAAATTGAGGATTTACATGAATCTTGGGCTCACATACCTCTTGCTTTCCGATATTAGTGATGAAAGAGATAATATTGTAAGTGCATTACTCAACTTTGATGAGGCTGAAAAAATAGCAAAAACTGTTGAAAATAAGGAAGACCTTGCAGAAATTGAGTCAAACAAAGGATTTGTCTTCTACAAACTTGCTCATATTGAAGACCCTCTCTACAACCTTGAGACTTCAGCAAAGCATTATTTGAACGCAATCGACCTTTTGAAGGAAGTAGATCATAAGTCTAAACTTGTGCGTGTTTATTATAACCTTGCAAACACATATCTTTTAGGCAAAGACCTCGACTCGATAAAAGTTTCTCTAAAATACTTTGAAGAGGCATTAAAACTCAAGGAAGATGCAGAAGACAAAAAAATCGTTGGACTTATCTACCATGGTATAGGTGTTGCAAATTTCCTTTTAGGGAAATTCGAGCCTGACCTTGAGAAGAGAGTTGAGTATCTTACAAAGGCTATTGAAGCCTTCAAAGAAAGCCTTGAGTACTTTGAAAGCGATGATACGCTTGATATTGCTTCGACACGCTCGCATCTTGCATCTTCTCTTCTTGAACTTGCACTCATAAAGGAAGATAGGGAGTTGTTTGAGGAAGCACTTGACAACTACAAATATGTGCTTGAGATTTATAAAGACAAATCACCTGAAGATTACGGGACGACACTTTTTAATATTGGCACTCTGTATTTGAATGAATCGAGGCTAAGGGATATTGATGAAAAAACAAAAGTCGAACTTCTTGAGAACGCACTGAACTATTTCGAGGAGTCGCTAAACTACTTCCCCAAAGATACCCATAAAGAAAGTTTTATACGTATAAATTACGAAATTGCCGTGTGCTTAAGGGAGCTTTTCTTTCTTAAAAATAGTCCCGAACTTATCGAAGAAGTTAAAGAACACATTGAGGAAATTATTGATGACATTGACGAGTCAAAAAACCCTTATACATATCTTACATCTCAATTTTTCTTAGGGGAGGCTTATTTCTACCTTGGGGACAAAGAAAAAGCACTTTCTCATTACGAAGAGTCACTTCGTGTTGCAGAAAACTTTGATAAGGAATTAGCGCAGAATATAAAAGAGGTTATAGAGAAGATTAAAAGCATATGA
- a CDS encoding cold-shock protein has protein sequence MERLTGRVKWFNSQKGFGFIVPDNGGKDLFVHFSAIQSSGYKTLKEGQKVEFEIEQTDKGDKAVNVKVIG, from the coding sequence GTGGAAAGATTAACAGGAAGAGTTAAGTGGTTTAACTCGCAGAAAGGATTTGGGTTTATCGTCCCAGACAATGGTGGTAAGGATCTTTTTGTGCATTTCTCAGCAATCCAGTCAAGTGGCTACAAGACATTGAAGGAAGGTCAGAAGGTAGAGTTCGAAATCGAGCAAACTGATAAAGGAGATAAAGCAGTTAACGTAAAAGTTATTGGCTAA
- a CDS encoding S-layer homology domain-containing protein gives MKKLISLLLVVLMVFTGVSAVKGESLPLVGKVVTDRNEYSLNETVRFLYTVTNTSDNPVTLKFNTSQIYDFVIMKGNTIIFKWGIDRMFAQVITEVTIPAHGTKAFSVSWDMVDTKGKKVDTGTYTVRFYLVNNYGVEATTTFTIGTQSFTPVFPDVTDYYVSKYLKVLVDKGIVKGYPDNTFKGDNNLTRAEATVLILRALEITPKDYKTSTFADVSVSYWAHNYIEEAVKRGIVKGISQDQFAPSRVISRGEFVTLLMRALNLTKPDAVSPFADVPYTYFGYKEIASAFELNIIQGSVDNMQLMFYPGDPIKRKDAVLILARAMDAKK, from the coding sequence ATGAAAAAATTGATAAGTTTACTTTTGGTGGTTTTAATGGTTTTTACAGGCGTAAGTGCAGTTAAAGGAGAATCTTTACCCCTTGTAGGTAAAGTTGTAACCGACAGGAATGAGTATTCTCTAAATGAGACAGTGCGTTTCCTTTACACGGTTACAAACACAAGCGATAACCCAGTTACTTTGAAATTTAACACTTCGCAGATTTATGACTTCGTAATAATGAAAGGTAATACAATTATTTTCAAATGGGGAATTGATAGAATGTTTGCGCAGGTTATAACCGAGGTTACTATACCTGCACACGGGACAAAGGCATTTTCTGTTTCATGGGATATGGTTGATACGAAGGGTAAAAAAGTTGACACAGGCACTTACACTGTAAGGTTCTACCTTGTGAACAATTACGGAGTTGAAGCAACGACCACATTTACAATAGGAACACAATCATTCACGCCGGTTTTTCCTGATGTAACTGACTACTATGTTTCAAAGTACCTCAAGGTGCTTGTTGACAAAGGCATTGTAAAAGGGTATCCAGACAATACCTTTAAAGGAGATAACAATCTTACAAGAGCAGAGGCAACAGTCCTCATATTACGAGCGCTCGAGATTACACCAAAAGATTATAAGACATCAACTTTTGCAGATGTAAGCGTTTCCTACTGGGCTCATAACTACATTGAGGAAGCGGTAAAAAGAGGCATAGTAAAAGGTATTTCGCAGGACCAATTCGCCCCATCAAGAGTAATCTCAAGAGGCGAATTTGTAACTTTGCTTATGAGGGCTTTGAACTTGACAAAACCTGATGCGGTATCACCTTTTGCGGATGTTCCATACACTTATTTTGGATACAAAGAGATTGCAAGTGCCTTCGAATTGAATATAATACAGGGGTCGGTTGATAATATGCAACTTATGTTCTACCCAGGCGATCCGATAAAGAGAAAAGATGCAGTCCTTATACTTGCAAGAGCGATGGATGCAAAAAAATAA
- a CDS encoding replication-associated recombination protein A has translation MSELEPLASRVRPKTIEEFVGQEHLVGVGAPLFNMYKTGKLTSFIIWGPPGSGKTTIAQILTQGRKSITISATTEHIKDVKKLLQNLTKENLFSTETPVVIVDEIQHFNRKEQDVFLSFIEQGKIILIALTTENPSFYVNNALLSRLSLFVFNKLTSTHVRKILENAINKDEFLKDLKFEEGVLDYISEISDGDARKALNILENVSKNAKEGLVSLEIAKKFGSVSLSYGKEAHYDLISAFIKSMRGSDPDAALYYMYRMIKAGEDPLYIARRMIRFASEDIGLKDPMALVIAVSAFEGFNVIGPPEGYLLLAEACAYLSKAPKDNALYLAENEILETIKETGSLEVPLKLRNPVTKLMENLGYGKDYKYPHNFEGHIVKGETYLPEELKGKKFLKED, from the coding sequence ATGAGCGAACTTGAGCCACTGGCTTCGAGGGTAAGACCTAAAACAATAGAGGAATTTGTAGGGCAGGAGCACCTTGTAGGAGTGGGTGCTCCTCTTTTTAATATGTACAAAACAGGAAAACTTACTTCTTTTATCATCTGGGGACCACCTGGTTCAGGGAAAACGACAATTGCTCAAATTCTCACGCAGGGAAGGAAGAGTATTACAATTTCTGCAACAACAGAACATATAAAAGATGTTAAAAAACTCCTCCAGAATCTTACAAAGGAAAATCTTTTTTCAACCGAAACACCCGTCGTTATTGTGGATGAGATACAGCACTTCAATCGAAAAGAGCAGGATGTATTTTTATCTTTCATCGAACAGGGAAAGATAATTTTAATAGCACTCACAACAGAAAATCCTTCCTTTTATGTAAATAATGCACTTCTTTCAAGGCTTTCTTTATTTGTGTTTAATAAGTTAACAAGCACTCATGTGAGAAAGATTCTTGAGAATGCCATTAACAAAGACGAATTTCTTAAAGATTTAAAGTTTGAAGAGGGAGTGCTAGACTATATTTCTGAAATTTCGGACGGGGATGCAAGAAAGGCGCTAAACATACTTGAAAATGTTTCAAAAAACGCAAAAGAGGGGCTCGTTTCTCTTGAGATTGCAAAGAAGTTTGGAAGTGTTTCTCTTTCATATGGTAAAGAGGCACATTATGATCTTATTTCGGCGTTCATTAAAAGCATGCGTGGGAGCGACCCTGATGCAGCCCTTTATTATATGTACCGAATGATCAAGGCTGGGGAAGACCCCCTTTACATTGCAAGGCGAATGATAAGATTTGCTTCAGAAGACATAGGGCTTAAAGACCCAATGGCACTTGTTATTGCAGTTTCAGCCTTTGAGGGTTTCAATGTGATTGGTCCACCTGAAGGGTATCTACTTTTAGCGGAGGCATGTGCATATCTATCCAAGGCACCAAAAGATAATGCCCTTTATCTTGCTGAAAATGAAATTTTAGAAACAATCAAGGAAACCGGCTCTTTGGAAGTCCCGTTAAAATTAAGGAATCCTGTAACAAAGCTAATGGAAAATCTTGGCTACGGTAAGGACTATAAGTATCCTCATAACTTTGAGGGGCATATTGTAAAAGGCGAAACCTACCTTCCAGAGGAACTTAAAGGTAAAAAGTTTTTGAAAGAAGATTGA
- a CDS encoding Sir2 family NAD-dependent protein deacetylase: MIEEIAKVIQSSRSISVLTGAGISVNAGIPDFRGEKGIYTQGLYSESVFDIDYFLENPKLFYDFAREMYPVFEKAEPTKAHKFLAEIESKKPVCIVTQNIDFLHEKAGSKSVIHLHGSIEHSHCLKCGKHFSFEELKNLIITNDVPRCDRCGGLIKPDVVFFGEPVLDFDKAVHCVENSEVFLALGTSLEVYPANTLVQYASGKRILVNIMKTQMDYYFDFVIHEDLDEFFERLEDFMEVSYE; this comes from the coding sequence ATGATTGAAGAAATTGCAAAAGTAATTCAATCTTCAAGAAGTATTTCGGTATTAACAGGTGCAGGAATTTCTGTTAATGCAGGAATTCCTGACTTTAGGGGAGAAAAAGGGATATACACGCAGGGTTTGTACTCTGAAAGTGTTTTTGATATTGATTACTTTTTAGAGAACCCGAAACTCTTTTATGATTTTGCAAGGGAAATGTATCCTGTTTTTGAAAAAGCAGAGCCTACGAAAGCCCATAAGTTTCTTGCAGAAATTGAAAGTAAAAAGCCTGTTTGCATAGTAACCCAAAACATAGATTTCTTACATGAGAAAGCAGGCTCAAAAAGTGTGATACATTTACACGGAAGCATTGAACACTCGCACTGTCTTAAATGTGGCAAACACTTTTCATTTGAGGAGTTAAAGAATCTTATAATAACAAATGATGTGCCTCGCTGCGATAGATGTGGAGGCTTAATTAAACCGGATGTTGTTTTCTTTGGAGAGCCTGTTTTGGACTTCGACAAGGCGGTGCATTGTGTTGAGAATTCAGAAGTTTTTCTTGCATTGGGTACATCGTTAGAGGTTTATCCTGCAAATACTCTTGTTCAATATGCTTCAGGAAAAAGAATCCTTGTTAATATTATGAAAACTCAAATGGATTATTATTTTGACTTTGTTATACATGAGGACCTTGATGAATTTTTTGAAAGATTAGAAGATTTTATGGAGGTGTCTTATGAGTAA
- a CDS encoding metal-dependent hydrolase, with product MSKILYLGHATFVIINDFGNIVIDPFFTGNPLNPMKVEDCKAKYILVTHGHGDHLGDTIEIAKHNDSTVVAIYEVANFLGKKGVKNLVPMNIGGTVKFDKFSVKMVQAIHSSSIEVEGDLIYGGNPAGFVVKLEDLTIYHAGDTALFSDMSLIGSQFSLDFAFLPVGSYFTMDIDDALMAVKMLHPKYVIPMHYNTWDIIKTDVEKFKEMVDKETRSKCLILQPGEAF from the coding sequence ATGAGTAAGATTCTTTACCTTGGACATGCAACCTTTGTAATTATTAATGATTTTGGGAACATCGTTATTGACCCATTTTTTACGGGGAATCCTCTAAATCCTATGAAGGTTGAAGATTGCAAGGCAAAATACATTCTTGTTACGCACGGTCACGGAGACCATCTTGGGGATACTATTGAGATAGCAAAGCACAATGACTCAACGGTCGTTGCTATTTATGAGGTTGCAAATTTTCTTGGAAAAAAAGGTGTTAAAAACTTAGTGCCGATGAATATTGGAGGGACAGTCAAATTTGATAAATTTTCTGTGAAGATGGTTCAGGCAATTCACAGTTCATCAATTGAGGTTGAAGGTGATTTAATCTACGGTGGGAATCCTGCGGGATTTGTAGTAAAACTTGAAGATTTAACAATCTACCATGCAGGTGATACTGCCCTGTTTTCTGATATGAGCCTTATTGGTTCCCAGTTTTCGCTTGATTTTGCCTTTTTGCCTGTTGGGAGTTATTTTACAATGGACATAGACGACGCCCTTATGGCAGTTAAAATGCTTCATCCAAAGTATGTGATCCCCATGCACTACAATACCTGGGACATAATAAAAACAGATGTCGAAAAATTTAAGGAAATGGTTGATAAAGAGACAAGAAGTAAGTGCCTTATCCTTCAACCGGGAGAAGCATTTTGA
- a CDS encoding nicotinate phosphoribosyltransferase, giving the protein MFIANEKDIKEGLTTDVYFVRTEEILKKKGINNNVVADFTVQWLKYPWGVFVGLPEVIEVLEGKNVSLYALPEGSIFTSRDIRGYPVPVMVIEGPYLEFARFETPILGFICEASGIATKSARIRKIAKDKSVLSFGIRRMHPAIAPMIDRASYIGGCDGVSSLIGAKTIGKPPTGTIPHALIINMGGIVEAVKAFDEIIDPSVPRLALVDTFQDEKFESLLAAQTIGKRLYGVRLDTPGSRRGSIVDIAREVRWELDLRGFNHVKILVSGGLDEESVQKLVDSGVVDGFGVGTSISNADTIDFAMDIVEVNGTPIAKRGKYSGRKKVYRRFENGKVIYEVKKANESGVGEEALVPVILNGKVVYNERTPEEIRNYVLEQLSKVEEL; this is encoded by the coding sequence ATGTTCATAGCAAATGAAAAAGATATAAAAGAAGGATTAACGACTGATGTCTATTTTGTCCGAACTGAAGAGATTTTAAAGAAAAAAGGCATAAATAACAATGTTGTTGCAGACTTTACTGTCCAGTGGCTTAAATACCCCTGGGGTGTTTTTGTAGGGCTTCCAGAGGTTATAGAGGTACTCGAAGGAAAGAATGTAAGCCTTTATGCCCTTCCCGAGGGAAGTATCTTCACTTCAAGGGATATAAGAGGCTACCCTGTGCCTGTTATGGTAATTGAAGGTCCTTACCTTGAATTTGCCCGTTTCGAAACCCCCATACTTGGTTTCATATGTGAAGCATCAGGTATTGCAACAAAGAGTGCAAGGATAAGAAAGATTGCAAAAGATAAAAGTGTGCTTTCATTTGGAATAAGGAGAATGCACCCTGCAATTGCCCCGATGATCGATAGAGCTTCTTACATAGGTGGTTGCGATGGTGTCTCGAGCCTTATTGGTGCAAAGACCATTGGTAAACCTCCAACGGGAACGATACCTCATGCACTTATTATAAATATGGGTGGCATTGTCGAAGCGGTGAAGGCATTTGACGAAATAATTGACCCATCTGTTCCTCGTCTTGCGCTTGTCGATACCTTCCAGGATGAAAAGTTCGAATCTCTTCTTGCGGCACAAACTATCGGTAAGCGCCTTTATGGAGTAAGGCTTGATACACCTGGCTCTCGTCGTGGTAGCATTGTTGACATTGCAAGAGAAGTGCGATGGGAACTTGATTTGAGAGGGTTTAATCATGTGAAAATTCTTGTTTCAGGTGGACTTGACGAGGAAAGTGTCCAGAAACTCGTTGATTCGGGTGTTGTGGATGGTTTTGGTGTGGGCACATCCATTTCAAATGCAGATACAATTGATTTTGCAATGGATATTGTAGAGGTTAACGGCACACCAATTGCAAAGCGTGGAAAATACTCTGGAAGAAAGAAAGTTTACAGAAGATTTGAAAACGGCAAAGTTATTTACGAGGTAAAAAAGGCTAACGAAAGCGGTGTTGGGGAAGAAGCACTTGTGCCCGTGATTCTAAATGGTAAAGTTGTCTATAATGAAAGAACTCCGGAAGAAATAAGGAATTATGTTTTAGAACAACTTTCAAAAGTTGAAGAGTTATAA